One region of Mycobacterium riyadhense genomic DNA includes:
- a CDS encoding holo-ACP synthase has product MGIVGVGIDLVSIPDFAEQVDQPGTAFSATFTPGERRDASDKSSSAARHLAARWAAKEAVIKAWSGSRFAQRPVLPEDIHRDIEVVTDMWGRPRVRLTGEIARHLADVTIHVSLTHEGDTAAAVAILETT; this is encoded by the coding sequence ATGGGCATCGTCGGAGTGGGGATCGACCTCGTCTCGATTCCCGATTTCGCCGAGCAGGTCGACCAGCCGGGAACTGCTTTCTCGGCGACGTTCACTCCTGGTGAGCGCCGCGACGCATCCGACAAGAGTTCGTCGGCGGCCCGTCATTTGGCGGCTCGGTGGGCGGCGAAAGAGGCGGTGATCAAGGCCTGGTCGGGGTCGCGCTTCGCCCAACGGCCGGTACTGCCGGAGGACATCCACCGCGATATCGAGGTGGTTACCGATATGTGGGGCCGACCGCGGGTCCGGCTCACCGGAGAGATTGCCAGGCATCTGGCCGATGTGACGATCCATGTGTCGCTGACCCATGAAGGGGATACCGCGGCCGCGGTGGCGATCCTAGAGACCACTTAG
- a CDS encoding type I polyketide synthase, protein MTIHEHDRVSADREENGPHGSHALVDRLTAGEPYAAAFGGQGSAWLETLEELVSAAGIESELATLVGEAELLLEPVARELVVVRPIGFEPLQWVRALAAEDMVPSDKHLTSSAVSQPGVLLTQMAAIRALARQGMDLIATPPVALAGHSQGVLAVEAVKAAGARDVELLALAQLLGAAGTLVARRRGISILGDRPPMVSVTNADPERIGRLLDEFAQDVRTVLPPVLSIRNGRRSVVITGTPEQLSRFELYCRQISEKEEADRKNKVRGGDVFAPAFDPVKVEVGFHTPRLADGIDIVGGWAEKVGIDATLARELADSILVGTVDWVAEVTRVHEAGARWILDLGPGDILTRLTAPVIRGLGIGIVPAATRGGQRNLFTVGAIPEVARPWSSYAPTVVRLPDGRVKLSTKFTRLTGRSPILLAGMTPTTVDAKIVAAAANAGHWAELAGGGQVTEEIFANRIEELSGLLEPGRTYQFNALFLDPYLWKLQVGGKRLVQKARQSGAAIDGVVISAGIPDLEEAVELIDELNDIGISHVVFKPGTVEQIRSVIRIATEVPTKPVIMHVEGGRAGGHHSWEDLDDLLLATYSELRSRANITVCVGGGIGTPERAAEYLSGRWALAYGFPLMPIDGILVGTAAMATLESTTSPSVKRMLVETQGTDQWISAGKAQGGMASSRSQLGADIHEIDNTASRCGRLLDEVAGDAEAVAERRDEIIAAMADTAKPYFGDVGEMTYLQWLQRYVELTIGDGNSTADTAAPGSPWLADTWRDRFEQMLQRAEARLHAEDFGAIETLFGDPALLENPRQAIATLLAHYPDAETVQLHPADVPFFVTLCKTLGKPVNFVPIIDKDVRRWWRSDSLWQAHDARYDADQVCIIPGTASVAGITRMDEPVGELLDRFEQVAIEEVLGAGAEPKDVTSRRLGRRDVSGPLAVVLDAPDVLWAGRTAINPVHRIADATEWQVHDGPENPRATHSSTGSRLQTDRDDVVLSVPVSGTWIDIRFTLPANTVDGGMPVVSAADAATAMRSVLAIAAGVDGPASLPPVKDGTATLAVNWDPERVADHTGVTATFGEPLAPSLTTVPDALVGPCWPAVFAAIGSAVTDAGVPVLEGLLSLVHLDHAAHVVGKLPTDPTQLTVVATASAATDTDMGRVVPVSVTVTGPDGAVIATLDERFAILGRTGTAELADPVRAGGAVSENATDTPRRRRRDVTLAAPVDMRPFAVVSGDHNPIHTDRAAALLAGLAGPDGGGGPIVHGMWLSAAAQHAVTATDGQARPPARLVGWTARFLGMVRPGDEVDFRVERVGIDQGAEVLEVAARIGSDLVMSASARLAAPKTVYAFPGQGIQHKGMGMDVRARSKAARKVWDKADKFTRDTLGFSVLHVVRDNPTSIIASGVHYHHPDGVLYLTQFTQVAMATVAAAQVAEMREQGAFVEGAIACGHSVGEYTALACVTGIYELEALLETVFHRGSKMHDIVPRDELGRSNYRLAAIRPSQIDLPDDEVPEFVAGIAESTGEFLEIVNFNLRGSQYAIAGTVRGLEALEAEVERRRELTGGRRSFILVPGIDVPFHSRVLRVGVAEFRRSLERVMPRDKDPDVIIGRYIPNLVPRPFTLDRDFIQEIRDLVPAEPLDEILADYDTWLAERRNEMARVVLIELLAWQFASPVRWIETQDLLFIEEAAGGLGVERFVEIGVKSSPTVAGLATNTLKLPEYAHSTVEVLNAERDAAVLFATDNDPEPEPEDEEPVVEAAASEAAPDAAPPPPAPAAAPSGGPRPDDIAFDAADATVALIAISAKMRIDQIEELDSIESITDGASSRRNQLLVDLGSELNLGAIDGAAEADLAGLRSQVTKLARTYKPYGPVLSDAINDQLRTVLGPSGRRPAAIAERVKKTWELGDGWAKHVTVEVALGTREGTSIRGGAMGHLHEGALADAGSVDKVIDAAVASVAARRGISVALPSAGGGGGATVDAAALSEFTDQITGRDGVLASAARLVLGQLGLDDPISAPTGLSKATDAELIDLVTAELGADWPRLVAPVFDGKKAVVFDDRWASAREDLVKLWLTDEGDIDADWMRLSERFEGAGHVVATQATWWQGKSLAVGRQIHASLYGRIAAGAENPNPGANSSEVAVVTGASKGSIAASVVARLLDGGATVIATTSKLDDERLAFYRTLYRDHARYGAALWVVAANMASYSDIDALVEWVGTEQVESLGPQSIHIKDAQTPTLLFPFAAPRVVGDLSEAGSRAEMEMKVLLWAVQRLIGGLSTIGAERDIASRLHVVLPGSPNRGMFGGDGAYGEAKSALDAVVSRWHAESSWAARVSLAHALIGWTRGTGLMGHNDAIVSAVEEAGVTTYSTDEMAAMLLGLCDVESKVAAASSPITADLTGGLGDANLDMAELAAKAREEHAAKAAEDGAEDVAAEGTIAALPSPPRGFTPAPPPEWHDLAVDPADLVVIVGGAELGPYGSSRTRFEMEVENELSAAGVLELAWTTGLIRWEDDPQPGWYDTESGDLIDEAELVERYHDAVIERVGIREFVDDGAIDPDHASPLLVSVFLDKDFAFVVSSEADARAFAEFDPEHTVVRPVPDSTDWQVIRKAGTEIRVPRKTKLSRTVGAQIPTGFDPTVWGISPDMASSIDRVALWNIVATVDAFLSAGFSPTEVMRYVHPSLVASTQGTGMGGMTSMQTMYHGNLLGRNKPNDILQEVLPNVVAAHVVQSYVGSYGSMIHPVAACATAAVSVEEGADKIRLGKAELVVTGGLDDLTLEAIIGFGDMAATADTSMMRGRGIHDSKFSRPNDRRRLGFVEAQGGGTILLARGDLALKMGLPVLAVVAYAQSFGDGVHTSIPAPGLGALGAGRGGKDSRLARALARLGVAADDIAVISKHDTSTLANDPNETELHERLADALGRSEGAPLFVVSQKSLTGHAKGGAAVFQMMGLCQILRDGVIPPNRSLDCVDDELAGSAHFVWVRDTLRLGGKFPLKAGLVTSLGFGHVSGLIALVHPQAFIASLEPGQRADYQRRADARLLAGQRRLASAIAGGPPMYERPADRRFDHDAAEKPQEASMLLNPAARLGDGEAYQVIR, encoded by the coding sequence GTGACGATCCACGAGCACGACCGGGTGTCTGCTGACCGCGAGGAAAATGGCCCGCACGGCTCCCACGCTCTGGTCGACCGTCTGACGGCTGGCGAGCCGTATGCTGCCGCCTTCGGTGGCCAGGGCAGCGCGTGGCTAGAGACCCTTGAAGAGCTCGTCTCCGCGGCCGGGATCGAATCTGAATTGGCCACGTTGGTCGGTGAAGCGGAGTTGCTGCTCGAGCCGGTGGCACGAGAGCTGGTCGTGGTGCGTCCGATTGGCTTCGAGCCGTTGCAGTGGGTGCGTGCACTGGCCGCCGAAGATATGGTCCCGTCGGACAAGCACCTCACGTCATCCGCGGTGTCGCAGCCCGGCGTCCTGCTTACCCAGATGGCGGCCATCCGCGCCCTGGCACGCCAGGGCATGGACCTCATTGCCACCCCGCCGGTGGCGCTGGCGGGACACTCGCAGGGTGTGCTGGCGGTCGAGGCGGTCAAGGCGGCCGGTGCGCGTGATGTGGAGCTATTGGCTCTGGCCCAGCTGCTCGGTGCGGCCGGAACGCTGGTGGCTCGCCGACGCGGAATTTCCATCCTCGGCGATCGTCCGCCGATGGTGTCGGTCACCAATGCCGACCCGGAGCGGATCGGGCGGCTGCTCGACGAATTCGCCCAGGATGTGCGCACGGTGTTGCCGCCGGTGTTGTCGATCCGCAATGGCCGGCGGTCGGTCGTCATCACCGGTACTCCCGAGCAGTTGTCGCGTTTCGAGCTGTACTGCCGGCAGATCTCGGAGAAGGAAGAGGCCGACCGCAAGAACAAGGTCCGCGGCGGCGACGTCTTCGCGCCGGCCTTCGACCCGGTGAAGGTCGAGGTGGGCTTCCACACGCCGCGGCTGGCCGACGGCATTGACATTGTTGGCGGCTGGGCCGAGAAGGTCGGCATCGACGCCACGTTGGCCCGCGAGTTGGCCGACTCCATCTTGGTCGGCACGGTCGACTGGGTAGCTGAGGTCACCCGGGTCCATGAAGCGGGCGCGCGCTGGATCCTCGATCTGGGTCCCGGCGACATCCTGACCCGACTGACGGCGCCGGTAATCCGCGGCCTCGGTATCGGCATCGTTCCCGCGGCGACCCGCGGCGGGCAGCGCAACCTCTTTACCGTCGGGGCCATCCCCGAGGTGGCCCGACCTTGGTCGAGCTACGCCCCTACCGTCGTTCGCCTGCCCGACGGCCGCGTCAAGCTTTCGACGAAGTTCACCCGCCTGACCGGCCGGTCGCCCATCCTGCTCGCCGGGATGACGCCGACCACCGTCGACGCCAAGATCGTTGCCGCCGCGGCCAATGCCGGGCACTGGGCCGAGTTGGCCGGTGGCGGACAGGTGACCGAGGAGATTTTCGCCAACCGCATCGAGGAGCTGTCCGGGCTGCTCGAGCCCGGCCGCACCTATCAATTCAATGCGCTGTTCCTGGATCCCTACCTGTGGAAGCTCCAGGTCGGTGGGAAGCGGCTGGTGCAGAAGGCCCGTCAGTCCGGCGCGGCGATCGATGGCGTTGTGATCAGCGCCGGCATCCCGGATCTCGAAGAAGCCGTCGAGCTGATCGACGAGCTCAACGACATCGGCATCAGCCACGTGGTATTCAAGCCCGGAACCGTCGAGCAGATTCGTTCGGTGATCCGCATCGCGACCGAGGTGCCCACCAAGCCGGTGATCATGCACGTCGAAGGCGGGCGCGCCGGTGGGCACCATTCCTGGGAAGATCTCGACGACCTGCTGCTGGCCACCTACTCGGAGTTGCGCTCGCGCGCCAACATCACCGTCTGCGTCGGCGGCGGAATCGGCACCCCGGAGCGGGCCGCCGAATACCTGTCGGGTCGCTGGGCGCTGGCCTACGGCTTCCCCCTGATGCCTATCGACGGCATCCTGGTCGGCACCGCTGCGATGGCGACGCTGGAGTCCACGACGTCGCCCTCGGTGAAGCGGATGCTGGTCGAGACCCAAGGCACCGATCAATGGATCAGCGCCGGAAAAGCCCAGGGCGGCATGGCTTCCAGCCGCAGCCAGCTCGGCGCCGACATCCACGAGATCGACAACACCGCATCCCGGTGTGGCCGGCTGCTGGACGAGGTTGCCGGCGACGCCGAGGCGGTCGCGGAGCGTCGCGACGAGATCATCGCCGCGATGGCCGACACCGCCAAGCCGTACTTCGGCGACGTCGGTGAGATGACCTACCTGCAGTGGCTGCAGCGCTACGTCGAGTTGACCATTGGCGACGGTAATTCCACCGCAGATACGGCTGCGCCGGGCAGCCCGTGGCTGGCCGATACCTGGCGCGACCGGTTCGAGCAGATGTTGCAGCGCGCCGAAGCTCGTTTACACGCCGAGGATTTCGGCGCCATCGAGACGCTATTTGGCGACCCCGCGCTGCTGGAGAATCCGCGGCAGGCCATCGCCACTCTGCTCGCGCACTACCCAGACGCCGAAACCGTGCAACTGCATCCCGCGGATGTGCCCTTCTTCGTCACGTTGTGCAAGACGCTGGGCAAGCCGGTCAACTTCGTGCCGATCATCGACAAGGATGTGCGGCGCTGGTGGCGCAGCGACTCGCTGTGGCAGGCGCATGACGCCCGCTACGACGCCGACCAGGTGTGCATCATTCCGGGCACCGCGTCGGTCGCCGGCATCACCCGAATGGATGAGCCCGTCGGTGAATTGCTGGACCGCTTCGAGCAAGTCGCCATCGAGGAGGTGCTCGGCGCCGGTGCCGAACCGAAGGACGTCACCTCGCGCCGGCTGGGTCGCCGCGATGTCAGCGGACCACTGGCGGTCGTGCTCGATGCGCCCGATGTGCTGTGGGCCGGTCGCACCGCGATCAACCCGGTTCATCGAATCGCCGATGCCACCGAGTGGCAAGTACACGATGGCCCCGAAAACCCCCGTGCCACCCACTCGTCCACCGGATCTCGGTTACAGACCGACCGCGACGACGTCGTTTTGAGCGTGCCGGTGTCCGGCACATGGATCGACATCCGATTCACGTTGCCCGCCAATACCGTTGACGGCGGGATGCCGGTGGTTTCGGCGGCCGACGCCGCCACCGCGATGCGCTCGGTGCTCGCCATCGCCGCCGGTGTGGACGGGCCGGCTTCGCTGCCCCCGGTCAAGGATGGGACGGCCACCCTGGCGGTGAACTGGGATCCCGAGCGGGTCGCCGACCACACCGGGGTTACCGCTACCTTCGGCGAGCCGTTGGCGCCCAGCCTCACCACCGTGCCGGATGCGCTCGTCGGTCCTTGCTGGCCCGCGGTTTTCGCGGCGATCGGCTCCGCTGTCACCGACGCCGGTGTGCCCGTCCTGGAGGGCCTGCTGAGCCTGGTCCACCTGGACCACGCCGCCCATGTGGTCGGCAAGTTGCCGACCGACCCGACCCAATTGACCGTCGTCGCAACGGCTTCGGCGGCCACCGACACGGATATGGGTCGCGTCGTGCCGGTCTCGGTCACGGTTACCGGGCCCGACGGTGCGGTAATCGCGACCCTCGACGAGCGGTTCGCGATCCTCGGGCGCACCGGTACCGCCGAACTCGCCGACCCGGTCCGGGCCGGCGGTGCGGTGTCCGAGAACGCCACCGACACCCCGCGTCGTCGCCGGCGCGATGTCACGCTTGCCGCACCGGTCGACATGCGGCCGTTCGCGGTGGTGTCCGGCGACCACAACCCTATTCACACCGACCGGGCCGCCGCCCTGCTGGCCGGTTTGGCGGGGCCTGACGGTGGAGGTGGGCCGATCGTGCACGGCATGTGGCTGTCGGCCGCAGCGCAGCACGCGGTGACCGCCACCGACGGGCAAGCTCGTCCGCCGGCCCGGCTCGTCGGTTGGACCGCGCGGTTCCTGGGCATGGTGCGTCCGGGCGACGAGGTGGACTTCCGCGTCGAGCGCGTCGGAATCGACCAGGGTGCAGAGGTTTTGGAGGTAGCCGCACGCATCGGGTCGGATCTGGTGATGTCGGCGTCGGCACGCCTGGCCGCGCCCAAGACGGTCTACGCGTTCCCCGGTCAGGGTATCCAGCACAAGGGCATGGGTATGGACGTCCGTGCCCGCTCCAAGGCGGCCCGCAAGGTGTGGGACAAGGCAGACAAGTTCACCCGTGACACGCTTGGTTTCTCGGTGCTACATGTGGTGCGCGACAACCCGACCAGCATCATCGCCAGCGGCGTGCACTACCACCATCCCGATGGCGTGCTCTATCTGACGCAGTTCACCCAGGTCGCGATGGCAACGGTGGCCGCCGCTCAAGTTGCCGAGATGCGCGAGCAAGGTGCCTTCGTCGAGGGTGCCATCGCATGCGGCCATTCCGTCGGCGAGTACACGGCACTGGCTTGTGTTACCGGCATCTACGAGTTGGAAGCCTTGCTGGAGACGGTGTTTCACCGTGGGTCGAAGATGCACGACATCGTGCCGCGCGACGAGTTGGGTCGCTCAAACTACCGGTTGGCGGCGATTCGGCCCTCCCAGATCGACCTTCCGGACGACGAAGTGCCCGAGTTCGTCGCCGGGATCGCCGAAAGTACCGGTGAATTCCTGGAGATCGTGAACTTCAACCTGCGTGGCTCGCAATACGCGATCGCCGGCACGGTCCGCGGTCTCGAGGCGCTGGAAGCCGAGGTAGAGCGGCGCCGTGAGCTCACCGGCGGTCGGCGCTCGTTCATCCTGGTGCCCGGCATCGACGTTCCGTTCCACTCGCGGGTGTTGCGGGTCGGGGTGGCGGAGTTCCGCCGATCGCTGGAGCGGGTCATGCCGCGCGACAAAGATCCCGACGTCATCATCGGGCGCTACATCCCCAACCTGGTGCCGCGACCATTCACCCTGGACCGGGACTTCATTCAGGAAATCCGCGACCTGGTGCCCGCCGAGCCGCTCGACGAGATCCTCGCCGACTACGACACCTGGCTTGCCGAACGCCGGAACGAGATGGCGCGCGTTGTGTTGATCGAGCTGTTGGCGTGGCAGTTCGCCAGCCCGGTGCGTTGGATCGAAACCCAGGACCTGCTTTTCATCGAGGAGGCGGCCGGCGGCCTGGGGGTGGAGCGGTTCGTCGAGATCGGCGTGAAGTCGTCGCCGACCGTAGCCGGTCTTGCGACCAACACCCTCAAGCTTCCCGAATATGCCCACAGCACAGTGGAAGTGCTCAACGCCGAGCGCGACGCCGCGGTGCTCTTCGCCACCGACAACGACCCCGAGCCGGAGCCGGAGGACGAAGAACCCGTCGTCGAGGCGGCAGCGTCGGAAGCTGCTCCGGACGCCGCCCCGCCCCCCCCGGCGCCCGCTGCTGCGCCGTCAGGAGGCCCGCGCCCCGACGACATTGCGTTCGACGCGGCCGATGCCACCGTGGCGCTGATTGCGATTTCAGCCAAGATGCGCATCGATCAGATCGAGGAGCTGGACTCGATCGAATCCATTACCGACGGTGCGTCGTCGCGGCGCAACCAGCTACTGGTGGACCTCGGTTCCGAGCTGAACCTCGGTGCCATCGATGGCGCCGCCGAGGCCGATTTGGCCGGACTGCGGTCGCAGGTCACCAAACTGGCGCGCACCTACAAGCCTTATGGCCCAGTGCTTTCCGACGCGATCAATGATCAGCTGCGCACGGTTCTCGGGCCGTCGGGCAGGCGTCCCGCCGCCATTGCGGAGCGGGTCAAGAAGACCTGGGAACTCGGCGATGGTTGGGCCAAGCACGTCACCGTCGAAGTCGCGCTGGGAACCCGCGAGGGCACCAGCATTCGCGGTGGCGCCATGGGCCACCTACACGAGGGCGCATTGGCCGACGCCGGCTCGGTCGACAAGGTCATCGACGCCGCGGTGGCTTCCGTCGCGGCGCGCCGCGGCATTTCGGTGGCGCTGCCGTCCGCCGGTGGTGGTGGCGGCGCGACCGTCGACGCTGCCGCACTGAGCGAATTCACCGATCAGATCACCGGCCGCGACGGCGTGCTCGCCTCGGCCGCTCGGCTCGTCCTGGGCCAGCTCGGGCTGGACGACCCCATCAGTGCCCCGACTGGCCTCTCTAAGGCGACCGATGCCGAACTCATCGACTTGGTCACCGCCGAATTGGGCGCGGACTGGCCACGTTTGGTGGCGCCCGTGTTCGACGGCAAGAAGGCCGTCGTCTTCGACGACCGCTGGGCCAGCGCCCGCGAGGACCTGGTCAAGTTGTGGCTGACCGACGAGGGCGACATTGACGCCGACTGGATGCGGCTGTCGGAGCGTTTCGAGGGGGCCGGTCACGTCGTCGCGACTCAGGCCACTTGGTGGCAGGGCAAGTCGCTGGCCGTGGGCCGTCAAATCCACGCGTCGCTGTACGGCCGCATCGCGGCGGGCGCCGAGAACCCGAACCCCGGCGCCAACAGCAGCGAAGTCGCTGTTGTGACAGGCGCTTCGAAGGGTTCGATCGCGGCTTCGGTGGTGGCGCGGTTGCTCGACGGCGGCGCCACCGTCATCGCGACCACCTCGAAACTCGATGATGAACGACTGGCCTTCTACCGCACCCTGTACCGCGACCACGCCCGCTACGGCGCGGCATTGTGGGTGGTCGCGGCCAACATGGCGTCGTACTCCGATATCGACGCGCTGGTCGAATGGGTCGGCACCGAACAGGTTGAAAGCCTTGGGCCGCAATCGATTCACATCAAGGATGCGCAGACGCCGACGCTGCTGTTCCCGTTTGCGGCGCCTCGGGTCGTTGGTGATCTCTCGGAGGCCGGTTCGCGTGCCGAGATGGAGATGAAGGTGCTGCTGTGGGCCGTGCAGCGGCTGATCGGTGGTCTGTCGACGATCGGCGCTGAGCGTGACATCGCGTCGCGTCTGCACGTGGTCCTACCCGGCTCGCCCAACCGCGGAATGTTCGGTGGCGACGGTGCTTACGGCGAGGCCAAGTCGGCGCTGGACGCGGTGGTGAGCCGCTGGCATGCGGAGTCATCGTGGGCGGCCCGAGTCAGTCTGGCGCACGCGCTGATTGGCTGGACCCGCGGCACCGGCCTGATGGGCCACAACGATGCCATCGTCAGCGCCGTTGAGGAAGCCGGCGTCACCACCTACTCAACGGACGAGATGGCGGCAATGCTGCTCGGGTTGTGCGATGTGGAGTCCAAGGTGGCCGCGGCCAGCTCGCCGATCACGGCGGACCTCACCGGCGGGCTCGGCGATGCCAACCTCGACATGGCCGAACTGGCCGCCAAGGCCCGCGAGGAGCATGCGGCGAAGGCCGCAGAAGACGGGGCCGAAGACGTTGCGGCCGAAGGGACGATCGCCGCGCTCCCGTCGCCGCCGCGTGGCTTCACCCCGGCACCGCCACCAGAATGGCATGACCTCGCCGTCGACCCCGCCGACCTGGTCGTGATCGTGGGCGGCGCCGAACTCGGCCCCTACGGATCGTCGCGCACCCGGTTCGAGATGGAGGTCGAGAACGAACTGTCGGCGGCCGGAGTATTGGAACTGGCCTGGACCACCGGCTTGATCCGCTGGGAAGACGACCCTCAACCGGGTTGGTACGACACCGAATCCGGCGATTTGATCGACGAGGCCGAGCTGGTCGAGCGCTACCACGACGCCGTGATAGAGCGCGTCGGCATTCGCGAGTTTGTTGATGACGGCGCGATCGATCCCGACCACGCCTCACCGTTGCTGGTGTCGGTATTCCTGGACAAGGACTTCGCCTTCGTGGTGTCGTCGGAGGCTGACGCGCGCGCCTTCGCCGAATTCGACCCCGAGCACACTGTCGTTCGACCGGTTCCCGACTCCACCGACTGGCAGGTAATCCGCAAGGCTGGCACCGAAATTCGCGTGCCCCGAAAGACGAAACTATCGCGGACCGTCGGCGCGCAGATCCCAACCGGATTCGACCCGACGGTATGGGGAATCAGCCCGGACATGGCGAGTTCCATCGACCGAGTGGCTCTGTGGAACATCGTCGCGACCGTCGACGCGTTCCTATCCGCGGGTTTCAGCCCGACCGAAGTGATGCGCTACGTGCACCCCAGTTTGGTGGCTAGCACGCAGGGCACCGGGATGGGCGGCATGACGTCGATGCAGACCATGTACCACGGCAATCTGTTGGGCCGGAACAAGCCGAACGACATCCTGCAGGAAGTTCTGCCGAATGTTGTTGCTGCGCACGTGGTTCAGTCCTACGTCGGGAGCTACGGCTCGATGATTCATCCGGTTGCGGCGTGCGCGACCGCGGCGGTTTCGGTGGAAGAGGGCGCCGACAAGATCCGCCTGGGCAAGGCCGAATTGGTGGTGACCGGCGGGCTGGATGACCTCACGCTGGAGGCCATCATCGGCTTCGGTGACATGGCGGCCACCGCCGACACGTCGATGATGCGTGGCAGGGGCATCCACGACTCGAAGTTCTCCCGGCCCAACGACCGGCGCCGCCTGGGCTTCGTAGAAGCTCAGGGTGGCGGAACCATCCTGCTGGCCCGCGGTGACCTGGCACTCAAGATGGGGCTGCCGGTACTCGCAGTGGTGGCCTACGCGCAATCCTTCGGCGACGGCGTGCACACCTCGATCCCGGCGCCCGGGCTGGGCGCACTCGGTGCGGGCCGCGGCGGCAAGGATTCGCGCCTGGCGCGTGCCTTGGCCAGGCTGGGCGTGGCCGCCGACGACATCGCGGTGATCTCGAAGCACGACACCTCAACGCTGGCCAACGATCCGAACGAGACCGAGCTTCATGAGCGGCTCGCCGATGCACTTGGCCGTTCGGAGGGCGCACCGCTGTTCGTCGTATCGCAGAAGAGCCTGACCGGTCATGCCAAAGGCGGTGCGGCGGTGTTCCAGATGATGGGGTTGTGCCAGATCCTGCGCGACGGGGTGATCCCGCCCAACCGCAGCCTGGATTGTGTCGACGACGAACTTGCCGGCTCCGCCCACTTCGTATGGGTGCGCGACACGTTGCGCCTGGGCGGGAAGTTCCCGCTCAAAGCCGGGTTGGTGACCAGTCTCGGGTTCGGCCATGTGTCCGGGCTGATCGCGTTGGTACACCCGCAGGCGTTCATCGCCTCGCTGGAGCCCGGCCAGCGCGCGGACTACCAGCGCCGTGCCGACGCACGACTGTTGGCCGGGCAGCGTCGTCTGGCTTCGGCCATTGCCGGTGGTCCGCCGATGTACGAGCGCCCCGCCGACCGCCGCTTCGACCACGATGCCGCGGAGAAGCCGCAGGAGGCGTCGATGCTGTTGAATCCGGCCGCGCGGCTGGGTGACGGTGAGGCCTACCAGGTCATCCGTTAA
- a CDS encoding DUF1906 domain-containing protein: protein MSVSRRDVLKFAAATPGLLGLGVAAASLRAAPVSAGSLGTLLDYAAGVIPASQIRAAGAVGAIRYVSDRRPGGAWMLGKPIQLTEARDLAGSGLKIVSCYQYGKGSTSDWLGGAAAGVQHAKRGAELHAAAGGPASAPIYASIDDNPSYDQYKNQIVPYLRSWESVIGHQRTGVYANSKTIDWAVKDGLGAYFWQHNWGSPKGYTHPAAHLHQVEIDKRKVGGVGVDINEILKPQFGQWA from the coding sequence GTGTCGGTCTCGCGCCGTGACGTGCTCAAATTCGCTGCGGCGACCCCGGGTCTGCTAGGTCTCGGCGTCGCGGCGGCGTCGTTGCGCGCCGCACCGGTATCGGCGGGTTCGCTCGGCACCTTGTTGGATTATGCGGCCGGAGTCATTCCCGCCAGCCAGATCAGGGCCGCCGGCGCCGTCGGGGCGATCCGGTACGTGTCCGACCGGCGGCCGGGCGGCGCCTGGATGCTCGGCAAGCCGATCCAACTCACCGAGGCGCGCGACCTGGCCGGAAGCGGGCTCAAGATCGTTTCTTGCTATCAGTACGGCAAGGGAAGTACCTCTGACTGGCTGGGCGGAGCCGCCGCCGGGGTGCAGCACGCTAAGCGCGGTGCGGAGTTGCACGCCGCGGCCGGAGGTCCAGCCAGCGCTCCGATATATGCGTCTATCGACGACAATCCGTCCTACGACCAGTACAAGAACCAAATCGTTCCGTATCTGCGGTCATGGGAGTCGGTCATCGGACACCAGCGCACTGGTGTGTACGCCAACTCAAAGACGATCGATTGGGCCGTGAAGGACGGCCTGGGCGCGTACTTCTGGCAGCACAACTGGGGTTCGCCCAAGGGGTACACCCATCCGGCCGCCCATTTGCACCAGGTCGAGATCGATAAGCGCAAGGTCGGCGGGGTGGGAGTCGACATCAACGAAATTTTGAAGCCCCAATTTGGACAGTGGGCTTAA
- the erm gene encoding 23S ribosomal RNA methyltransferase Erm — MPTYSGGRHEHGQNFLTDTTTINKIVKLVRRTEGPIVEIGPGRGALTFDLQELGRPLTVVEIDQRQARWLSVQLRRGVHVVNDDFLNWQLPDTPHVVVGSLLFHQTTAMMRKLLHAGRWTDAILLVQWEVARRRAGVGGATMMTAQWWPWITFRLEARVPATAFKPRPSVDAGLLTMSRRRNALVDPRLGNRYRAFVHAAFTGKGRGLPSILARLCERGRHRTVEEWLVRENIKKGTLPKDLSAQQWAELFSLATPRGQGPAAAQR, encoded by the coding sequence ATGCCCACCTATAGTGGCGGCCGTCATGAACACGGCCAGAACTTTTTGACCGACACCACAACAATCAACAAGATCGTCAAGTTGGTCCGTCGTACCGAGGGGCCGATCGTTGAGATAGGGCCCGGGCGTGGGGCTCTCACGTTCGACTTGCAAGAACTCGGGCGGCCGCTCACCGTTGTCGAGATCGATCAACGGCAGGCGCGATGGCTGTCTGTCCAGCTACGCCGCGGCGTACATGTGGTCAACGACGACTTCCTGAACTGGCAGCTACCGGACACGCCGCACGTCGTGGTAGGGAGCCTGCTGTTTCACCAGACGACAGCGATGATGCGCAAGCTGCTTCATGCGGGTAGATGGACGGATGCAATTCTGCTGGTGCAGTGGGAGGTGGCTCGACGCCGCGCCGGCGTCGGCGGAGCCACGATGATGACGGCGCAATGGTGGCCGTGGATCACCTTCAGACTCGAAGCGCGGGTCCCGGCAACGGCTTTCAAACCGCGACCTTCTGTCGACGCGGGACTGCTTACCATGTCGCGTCGTCGCAATGCGCTGGTTGATCCACGGCTTGGCAACCGGTACAGAGCCTTTGTGCATGCCGCTTTCACCGGCAAGGGTCGTGGGCTTCCATCGATTCTTGCCAGACTCTGCGAGCGTGGGAGACACCGGACGGTCGAGGAATGGCTCGTCAGGGAGAACATCAAGAAGGGGACGCTCCCGAAGGACCTATCAGCACAGCAGTGGGCGGAGTTGTTCTCGCTCGCCACGCCGCGCGGCCAGGGCCCCGCGGCTGCGCAGCGATGA